Proteins encoded together in one Hylaeus volcanicus isolate JK05 chromosome 3, UHH_iyHylVolc1.0_haploid, whole genome shotgun sequence window:
- the LOC128873756 gene encoding host cell factor isoform X2: MAAPMLKWKRITNPTGPQPRPRHGHRAVAIKDLMVVFGGGNEGIVDELHVYNTATNQWFVPSTKGDIPPGCAAYGFVVDGTRILVFGGMVEYGKYSNELYELQASRWEWKRLKPKPPKHDPPPCPRLGHSFTLIGNRVFLFGGLANDSDDPKNNIPRYLNDLYTLELLPNGATAWDVPQTHGHAPPPRESHTGVAYTDRNTGKSCLVIYGGMSGCRLGDLWFLDVDSMTWNKPVVHGPTPLPRSLHTATLIGHRMYVFGGWVPLVVDDVKVATHEKEWKCTSTLACLNLETLTWEQLTVDSLEENVPRARAGHCAVGVHSRLYVWSGRDGYRKAWNNQVRVCCKDLWYLEVSKPPAPSRVQLVRASTQTLEVSWTATPSAQYYILQIQKYDMPPATTGTFPTVSTQTNTAPTTTPAVVTPATVPVTSPPITTVAALPTTPTSARPTIAQTPVRIQSTVQSPIQKPVSSQAVTKPTSPMTPRVTGNLIRIRSPIVTSAPVTTEQPAPPNTTVAGQTPAAMSGIAALAAAAAATPKISMNNVPILPQAAANTIRMKNVQPGQQIRFAAPGATVLRTASPQQSKQIILQKPGQNISGQPQIVHLLKTGQGMVATVPKVSLIPGKTVQATGAKPLNQGPTILRLVNPNTVAGSKILTTMKTSSIVAMSKGQNISGKQTIMITKPGGNGGLVGRNQIIVVTTGSGLRAVQAVTTSQAGTGQTGNITTPVNVLPLSATNHVTNQQGVKMIVVSSGAMGGGTAGKPITITVPGQGGVPKTVTIATKGSPQAIFNPGKSQIVTMPQIQKTPEAVTVSGKPVTLQMSGGIGAKTVTLMPTSSSIVTTSSASDAIDTSKMLFVPSQKQPSASLASTSDGPATTDAALAALAAEAGLIDPVQEPSGGLSFMVAADDGGAGDGKVEDSCNGNEATTAAALVSQMGAGEPMQVDGDGNFVIPQVDGAADILLSEDEETDKIDLEEDPVPENQEESATIESADLEEDIGVATAEDVHIEETPSKESETTSEAVPEPSVSTSTAEEIPIEPEPSVESQPDESEVPMETINEPEPTSENDMQIVTNPPSEEAPPKPDISDIQEPVEAPSEEASMPDATEPSENDETEQIDNDPKDIHMDSYISDHEKSPAPEHLSPEDSISQLSQDDSQDADKVKDDGAESVMDLPEESSSMEKLEDNDEPMVTDTSLTSTDVNMPITVATPIVTPDMQIKLELDEPMEQEKIPEPPTPMNGVAPLEKEVDVQKPMTPLKIEMREEAVKKESFKQEKINDSRSESGDDSTALTTLATAALGSAEQPMKVKAEQNEDEKKEVEWYDVGVIKGTSFTVQHYYLPGDEPLDITQPNMDIFKGRSKIALEPGTAYKFRVAAVNSCGRSTWSEVSAFKTCLPGYPGAPSAIKISKSAEGAQISWEPPSSNVGPILEYSVYLAVRSASTALNNDGEPRTILSTPNQLAFIRVYCGSNNSCSVTNSSLSAAHVDTTTKPAIIFRIAARNDKGYGPATQVRWLQDPTTAVKSNPQVKRPGTDIRSQASSPQKKVKPETPSDNFS; encoded by the exons ATGGCGGCACCCATGCTAAAGTGGAAGCGGATCACAAATCCGACCGGGCCCCAGCCAAGACCCAGGCATGGGCATAGGGCAGTTGCTATTAAAGACCTTATGGTCGTTTTCGGCGGTGGAAACGAGGGCATTGTCGACGAGCTTCATGTCTATAACACGG CAACTAATCAATGGTTTGTACCATCAACAAAAGGCGATATTCCACCTGGCTGTGCAGCGTACGGATTTGTCGTCGATGGAACTCGTATTTTAGTCTTTGGTGGTATGGTAGAATATGGAAAATACTCGAATGAGCTCTATGAACTGCAAGCAAGTAGATGGGAATGGAAAAGATTAAAACCAAAGCCACCCAAACATGATCCTCCGCCGTGTCCTCGACTGGGACATAGCTTTACCCTTATCGGTAACAGGGTTTTTCTATTCGGAGGTTTGGCTAACGACAGTGACGATCCCAAGAACAATATACCAAGATATTTAAACGATTTGTATACGCTCGAGTTACTCCCTAACGGAGCAACAGCTTGGGATGTACCGCAAACACATGGACATGCACCACCACCCAGGGAGTCTCATACCGGCGTGGCTTATACCGATCGCAATACAGGAAAATCCTGTTTGGTGATTTATGGCGGTATGAGCGGCTGCCGTTTGGGTGACCTATGGTTTCTTGATGTTGATTCGATGACCTGGAACAAACCAGTGGTTCACGGACCAACTCCGTTACCACGTTCTCTCCACACTGCCACTTTAATTGGTCATCGAATGTATGTCTTCGGTGGATGGGTACCGCTTGTTGTCGATGATGTTAAAGTTGCAACACatgaaaaagaatggaaatgtACAAGTACATTGGCTTGTTTAAATTTAG AAACATTGACATGGGAGCAACTAACAGTCGACTCCCTGGAAGAAAATGTTCCCCGTGCTCGTGCTGGTCACTGTGCAGTTGGAGTGCATAGTAGACTGTACGTATGGTCTGGTCGAGATGGATATCGCAAAGCTTGGAACAATCAGGTTAGG GTTTGCTGCAAAGACTTATGGTACCTCGAAGTCAGTAAACCACCCGCGCCATCCCGAGTGCAATTAGTAAGAGCCTCTACGCAAACGTTGGAAGTCAGTTGGACAGCAACACCATCCGCGCAGTATTACATATTGCAAATTCAGAAATATGACATGCCTCCAGCAACAACTGGCACATTTCCTACGGTTAGCACGCAAACCAACACTGCACCCACTACTACACCAGCTGTGGTTACACCTGCAACTGTACCCGTTACATCTCCGCCCATTACCACCGTTGCTGCTCTTCCAACGACTCCAACTTCTGCCAGACCAACTATAGCTCAGACTCCCGTACGAATACAGTCTACCGTGCAGAGCCCAATTCAGAAACCAGTATCATCGCAAGCCGTAACAAAACCAACGAGTCCAATGACGCCAAGAGTAACTGGAAATTTGATCAGAATTCGTTCTCCCATTGTCACTTCGGCACCAGTAACTACCGAACAGCCTGCACCCCCTAATACCACAGTAGCTGGTCAAACGCCAGCTGCTATGTCAGGAATTGCTGCACTGGCTGCAGCGGCTGCTGCTACTCCAAAAATAAGTATGAATAACGTACCAATCCTTCCACAAGCTGCCGCTAATACGATTAGAATGAAGAATGTTCAACCAGGCCAACAAATACGTTTCGCTGCACCTGGAGCAACAGTGCTGAGAACCGCTTCTCCGCaacaaagtaaacaaataatcCTTCAAAAACCAGGTCAAAATATATCTGGTCAGCCTCAAATTGTACACCTTCTTAAAACTGGTCAGGGAATGGTAGCAACTGTGCCTAAGGTCAGTCTCATTCCTGGCAAAACTGTTCAAGCAACAGGTGCGAAACCTCTTAACCAGGGACCGACGATATTACGGTTAGTAAATCCTAATACTGTAGCAGGATCTAAAATTCTCACTACCATGAAAACATCTAGTATCGTTGCTATGAGCAAAGGACAAAACATCAGCGGTAAGCAAACAATAATGATTACAAAACCTGGAGGCAATGGTGGACTCGTTGGTCGTAATCAGATAATAGTGGTTACAACTGGCTCCGGTTTGAGAGCTGTACAAGCTGTTACCACCTCCCAAGCCGGTACCGGGCAAACGGGTAATATCACTACACCCGTAAATGTTTTACCATTGTCTGCTACTAATCACGTGACAAACCAGCAAGGAGTGAAAATGATCGTTGTTTCATCGGGAGCTATGGGAGGTGGAACTGCAGGAAAGCCTATCACTATCACAGTTCCAGGCCAGGGTGGCGTACCAAAGACGGTGACTATTGCCACCAAGGGAAGTCCACAAGCCATTTTTAATCCTGGAAAGAGTCAGATCGTTACTATGCCACAAATACAGAAAACGCCAGAGGCTGTGACTGTGTCTGGCAAACCTGTAACGTTACAAATGTCTGGTGGAATAGGTGCAAAAACAGTCACACTCATGCCCACAAGTAGTTCGATTGTTACTACTTCGAGTGCATCGGATGCGATAGATACAAGTAAAATGTTGTTTGTTCCATCACAAAAACAACCATCAGCCTCATTAGCGTCTACTTCCGATGGTCCTGCCACTACCGATGCAGCATTGGCTGCGTTGGCTGCGGAAGCAGGTTTGATAGATCCGGTTCAAGAACCTTCTGGTGGCTTATCCTTTATGGTAGCAGCAGATGATGGGGGAGCAGGAGATGGTAAAGTGGAAGATAGTTGCAACGGGAACGAGGCTACCACGGCAGCTGCTTTGGTTTCTCAGATGGGAGCTGGTGAACCTATGCAAGTCGATGGGGATGGAAATTTTGTGATTCCTCAGGTTGATGGAGCAGCAGATATTCTTTTATCTGAGGATGAAGAAACGGATAAGATTGATCTAGAGGAAGATCCTGTTCCTGAAAATCAGGAAGAGTCGGCAACTATAGAATCCGCGGATTTGGAGGAAGATATTGGCGTTGCAACTGCAGAGGATGTTCATATAGAAGAGACTCCCTCAAAAGAATCAGAAACTACTTCGGAAGCAGTACCTGAACCTTCTGTTTCAACAAGTACTGCAGAAGAAATTCCAATAGAGCCGGAACCTTCTGTCGAGTCTCAGCCAGATGAAAGTGAAGTACCAATGGAAACTATTAACGAACCGGAACCAACGAGTGAAAACGATATGCAAATTGTAACTAATCCACCATCCGAAGAAGCACCACCTAAGCCTGATATTTCTGATATACAAGAACCCGTAGAAGCTCCATCGGAAGAAGCGTCTATGCCAGACGCCACGGAACCATCAGAAAACGATGAAACTGAACAAATTGATAATGATCCAAAAGACATACATATGGATTCATACATTTCTGATCATGAAAAGTCGCCAGCACCTGAACATTTATCGCCTGAGGATAGCATATCGCAACTTTCTCAGGATGATAGTCAAGATGCTGACAAAGTGAAAGATGATGGTGCAGAGTCAGTGATGGACCTTCCCGAGGAAAGTTCTTCAATGGAAAAATTGGAAGACAATGACGAACCCATGGTTACGGATACTTCTTTAACTTCCACCGATGTAAATATGCCAATAACAGTTGCAACTCCCATTGTAACCCCAgatatgcaaataaaattagaactTGACGAGCCAAtggaacaagaaaaaattccCGAACCGCCAACACCTATGAACGGCGTTGCGCCGCTTGAAAAAGAGGTGGATGTTCAAAAACCAATGACACCgctgaaaatagaaatgagAGAGGAAGCTGTTAAAAAGGAGAGTTTTAagcaagaaaaaataaacgatagcAGATCGGAAAGTGGAGATGATTCTACCGCGTTGACTACATTAGCTACAGCTGCCTTAGGTTCAGCAGAACAACCAATGAAAGTAAAAGCTGAACAG AATGAGGATGAAAAGAAGGAGGTAGAATGGTACGACGTGGGAGTAATAAAAGGAACAAGTTTTACTGtacaacattattatttacctGGCGATGAACCGTTAGACATAACGCAACCAAATATGGATATTTTCAAAGGGAGAAGCAAAATTGCCTTAGAACCTGGAACCGCTTATAAATTTAGAGTTGCCGCTGTGAATAGTTGTGGACGAAGTACTTGGAGCGAG gTATCTGCATTCAAAACGTGTCTTCCGGGATACCCCGGAGCACCTAGCGccataaaaatttctaaatctGCAGAGGGTGCTCAAATATCTTGGGAACCGCCATCTAGTAACGTTGGACCTATTTTGGAGTATTCTGTCTATTTAGCAGTGCGAAGTGCTAGTACAGCGTTGAATAACGACGGCGAACCAAGGACAATTCTATCGACTCCAAATCAGTTAGCTTTTATTAGAGTCTATTGCGGTTCAAATAATTCCTGTTCGGTGACTAATAGTTCCCTTAGTGCCGCTCACGTTGATACTACTACAAAACCGGCcataatatttagaatagcAGCACGAAATGATAAAGGATATGGACCAGCGACGCAAGTCAGGTGGTTACAAG ATCCAACCACCGCTGTGAAGAGTAACCCTCAGGTGAAGAGACCTGGTACAGACATACGCTCACAGGCAAGCTCCCCACAGAAGAAGGTGAAACCAGAAACACCAAGTGATAACTTTTCGTGA
- the LOC128873756 gene encoding host cell factor isoform X1, translated as MAAPMLKWKRITNPTGPQPRPRHGHRAVAIKDLMVVFGGGNEGIVDELHVYNTATNQWFVPSTKGDIPPGCAAYGFVVDGTRILVFGGMVEYGKYSNELYELQASRWEWKRLKPKPPKHDPPPCPRLGHSFTLIGNRVFLFGGLANDSDDPKNNIPRYLNDLYTLELLPNGATAWDVPQTHGHAPPPRESHTGVAYTDRNTGKSCLVIYGGMSGCRLGDLWFLDVDSMTWNKPVVHGPTPLPRSLHTATLIGHRMYVFGGWVPLVVDDVKVATHEKEWKCTSTLACLNLETLTWEQLTVDSLEENVPRARAGHCAVGVHSRLYVWSGRDGYRKAWNNQVRVCCKDLWYLEVSKPPAPSRVQLVRASTQTLEVSWTATPSAQYYILQIQKYDMPPATTGTFPTVSTQTNTAPTTTPAVVTPATVPVTSPPITTVAALPTTPTSARPTIAQTPVRIQSTVQSPIQKPVSSQAVTKPTSPMTPRVTGNLIRIRSPIVTSAPVTTEQPAPPNTTVAGQTPAAMSGIAALAAAAAATPKISMNNVPILPQAAANTIRMKNVQPGQQIRFAAPGATVLRTASPQQSKQIILQKPGQNISGQPQIVHLLKTGQGMVATVPKVSLIPGKTVQATGAKPLNQGPTILRLVNPNTVAGSKILTTMKTSSIVAMSKGQNISGKQTIMITKPGGNGGLVGRNQIIVVTTGSGLRAVQAVTTSQAGTGQTGNITTPVNVLPLSATNHVTNQQGVKMIVVSSGAMGGGTAGKPITITVPGQGGVPKTVTIATKGSPQAIFNPGKSQIVTMPQIQKTPEAVTVSGKPVTLQMSGGIGAKTVTLMPTSSSIVTTSSASDAIDTSKMLFVPSQKQPSASLASTSDGPATTDAALAALAAEAGLIDPVQEPSGGLSFMVAADDGGAGDGKVEDSCNGNEATTAAALVSQMGAGEPMQVDGDGNFVIPQVDGAADILLSEDEETDKIDLEEDPVPENQEESATIESADLEEDIGVATAEDVHIEETPSKESETTSEAVPEPSVSTSTAEEIPIEPEPSVESQPDESEVPMETINEPEPTSENDMQIVTNPPSEEAPPKPDISDIQEPVEAPSEEASMPDATEPSENDETEQIDNDPKDIHMDSYISDHEKSPAPEHLSPEDSISQLSQDDSQDADKVKDDGAESVMDLPEESSSMEKLEDNDEPMVTDTSLTSTDVNMPITVATPIVTPDMQIKLELDEPMEQEKIPEPPTPMNGVAPLEKEVDVQKPMTPLKIEMREEAVKKESFKQEKINDSRSESGDDSTALTTLATAALGSAEQPMKVKAEQNEDEKKEVEWYDVGVIKGTSFTVQHYYLPGDEPLDITQPNMDIFKGRSKIALEPGTAYKFRVAAVNSCGRSTWSEVSAFKTCLPGYPGAPSAIKISKSAEGAQISWEPPSSNVGPILEYSVYLAVRSASTALNNDGEPRTILSTPNQLAFIRVYCGSNNSCSVTNSSLSAAHVDTTTKPAIIFRIAARNDKGYGPATQVRWLQADPTTAVKSNPQVKRPGTDIRSQASSPQKKVKPETPSDNFS; from the exons ATGGCGGCACCCATGCTAAAGTGGAAGCGGATCACAAATCCGACCGGGCCCCAGCCAAGACCCAGGCATGGGCATAGGGCAGTTGCTATTAAAGACCTTATGGTCGTTTTCGGCGGTGGAAACGAGGGCATTGTCGACGAGCTTCATGTCTATAACACGG CAACTAATCAATGGTTTGTACCATCAACAAAAGGCGATATTCCACCTGGCTGTGCAGCGTACGGATTTGTCGTCGATGGAACTCGTATTTTAGTCTTTGGTGGTATGGTAGAATATGGAAAATACTCGAATGAGCTCTATGAACTGCAAGCAAGTAGATGGGAATGGAAAAGATTAAAACCAAAGCCACCCAAACATGATCCTCCGCCGTGTCCTCGACTGGGACATAGCTTTACCCTTATCGGTAACAGGGTTTTTCTATTCGGAGGTTTGGCTAACGACAGTGACGATCCCAAGAACAATATACCAAGATATTTAAACGATTTGTATACGCTCGAGTTACTCCCTAACGGAGCAACAGCTTGGGATGTACCGCAAACACATGGACATGCACCACCACCCAGGGAGTCTCATACCGGCGTGGCTTATACCGATCGCAATACAGGAAAATCCTGTTTGGTGATTTATGGCGGTATGAGCGGCTGCCGTTTGGGTGACCTATGGTTTCTTGATGTTGATTCGATGACCTGGAACAAACCAGTGGTTCACGGACCAACTCCGTTACCACGTTCTCTCCACACTGCCACTTTAATTGGTCATCGAATGTATGTCTTCGGTGGATGGGTACCGCTTGTTGTCGATGATGTTAAAGTTGCAACACatgaaaaagaatggaaatgtACAAGTACATTGGCTTGTTTAAATTTAG AAACATTGACATGGGAGCAACTAACAGTCGACTCCCTGGAAGAAAATGTTCCCCGTGCTCGTGCTGGTCACTGTGCAGTTGGAGTGCATAGTAGACTGTACGTATGGTCTGGTCGAGATGGATATCGCAAAGCTTGGAACAATCAGGTTAGG GTTTGCTGCAAAGACTTATGGTACCTCGAAGTCAGTAAACCACCCGCGCCATCCCGAGTGCAATTAGTAAGAGCCTCTACGCAAACGTTGGAAGTCAGTTGGACAGCAACACCATCCGCGCAGTATTACATATTGCAAATTCAGAAATATGACATGCCTCCAGCAACAACTGGCACATTTCCTACGGTTAGCACGCAAACCAACACTGCACCCACTACTACACCAGCTGTGGTTACACCTGCAACTGTACCCGTTACATCTCCGCCCATTACCACCGTTGCTGCTCTTCCAACGACTCCAACTTCTGCCAGACCAACTATAGCTCAGACTCCCGTACGAATACAGTCTACCGTGCAGAGCCCAATTCAGAAACCAGTATCATCGCAAGCCGTAACAAAACCAACGAGTCCAATGACGCCAAGAGTAACTGGAAATTTGATCAGAATTCGTTCTCCCATTGTCACTTCGGCACCAGTAACTACCGAACAGCCTGCACCCCCTAATACCACAGTAGCTGGTCAAACGCCAGCTGCTATGTCAGGAATTGCTGCACTGGCTGCAGCGGCTGCTGCTACTCCAAAAATAAGTATGAATAACGTACCAATCCTTCCACAAGCTGCCGCTAATACGATTAGAATGAAGAATGTTCAACCAGGCCAACAAATACGTTTCGCTGCACCTGGAGCAACAGTGCTGAGAACCGCTTCTCCGCaacaaagtaaacaaataatcCTTCAAAAACCAGGTCAAAATATATCTGGTCAGCCTCAAATTGTACACCTTCTTAAAACTGGTCAGGGAATGGTAGCAACTGTGCCTAAGGTCAGTCTCATTCCTGGCAAAACTGTTCAAGCAACAGGTGCGAAACCTCTTAACCAGGGACCGACGATATTACGGTTAGTAAATCCTAATACTGTAGCAGGATCTAAAATTCTCACTACCATGAAAACATCTAGTATCGTTGCTATGAGCAAAGGACAAAACATCAGCGGTAAGCAAACAATAATGATTACAAAACCTGGAGGCAATGGTGGACTCGTTGGTCGTAATCAGATAATAGTGGTTACAACTGGCTCCGGTTTGAGAGCTGTACAAGCTGTTACCACCTCCCAAGCCGGTACCGGGCAAACGGGTAATATCACTACACCCGTAAATGTTTTACCATTGTCTGCTACTAATCACGTGACAAACCAGCAAGGAGTGAAAATGATCGTTGTTTCATCGGGAGCTATGGGAGGTGGAACTGCAGGAAAGCCTATCACTATCACAGTTCCAGGCCAGGGTGGCGTACCAAAGACGGTGACTATTGCCACCAAGGGAAGTCCACAAGCCATTTTTAATCCTGGAAAGAGTCAGATCGTTACTATGCCACAAATACAGAAAACGCCAGAGGCTGTGACTGTGTCTGGCAAACCTGTAACGTTACAAATGTCTGGTGGAATAGGTGCAAAAACAGTCACACTCATGCCCACAAGTAGTTCGATTGTTACTACTTCGAGTGCATCGGATGCGATAGATACAAGTAAAATGTTGTTTGTTCCATCACAAAAACAACCATCAGCCTCATTAGCGTCTACTTCCGATGGTCCTGCCACTACCGATGCAGCATTGGCTGCGTTGGCTGCGGAAGCAGGTTTGATAGATCCGGTTCAAGAACCTTCTGGTGGCTTATCCTTTATGGTAGCAGCAGATGATGGGGGAGCAGGAGATGGTAAAGTGGAAGATAGTTGCAACGGGAACGAGGCTACCACGGCAGCTGCTTTGGTTTCTCAGATGGGAGCTGGTGAACCTATGCAAGTCGATGGGGATGGAAATTTTGTGATTCCTCAGGTTGATGGAGCAGCAGATATTCTTTTATCTGAGGATGAAGAAACGGATAAGATTGATCTAGAGGAAGATCCTGTTCCTGAAAATCAGGAAGAGTCGGCAACTATAGAATCCGCGGATTTGGAGGAAGATATTGGCGTTGCAACTGCAGAGGATGTTCATATAGAAGAGACTCCCTCAAAAGAATCAGAAACTACTTCGGAAGCAGTACCTGAACCTTCTGTTTCAACAAGTACTGCAGAAGAAATTCCAATAGAGCCGGAACCTTCTGTCGAGTCTCAGCCAGATGAAAGTGAAGTACCAATGGAAACTATTAACGAACCGGAACCAACGAGTGAAAACGATATGCAAATTGTAACTAATCCACCATCCGAAGAAGCACCACCTAAGCCTGATATTTCTGATATACAAGAACCCGTAGAAGCTCCATCGGAAGAAGCGTCTATGCCAGACGCCACGGAACCATCAGAAAACGATGAAACTGAACAAATTGATAATGATCCAAAAGACATACATATGGATTCATACATTTCTGATCATGAAAAGTCGCCAGCACCTGAACATTTATCGCCTGAGGATAGCATATCGCAACTTTCTCAGGATGATAGTCAAGATGCTGACAAAGTGAAAGATGATGGTGCAGAGTCAGTGATGGACCTTCCCGAGGAAAGTTCTTCAATGGAAAAATTGGAAGACAATGACGAACCCATGGTTACGGATACTTCTTTAACTTCCACCGATGTAAATATGCCAATAACAGTTGCAACTCCCATTGTAACCCCAgatatgcaaataaaattagaactTGACGAGCCAAtggaacaagaaaaaattccCGAACCGCCAACACCTATGAACGGCGTTGCGCCGCTTGAAAAAGAGGTGGATGTTCAAAAACCAATGACACCgctgaaaatagaaatgagAGAGGAAGCTGTTAAAAAGGAGAGTTTTAagcaagaaaaaataaacgatagcAGATCGGAAAGTGGAGATGATTCTACCGCGTTGACTACATTAGCTACAGCTGCCTTAGGTTCAGCAGAACAACCAATGAAAGTAAAAGCTGAACAG AATGAGGATGAAAAGAAGGAGGTAGAATGGTACGACGTGGGAGTAATAAAAGGAACAAGTTTTACTGtacaacattattatttacctGGCGATGAACCGTTAGACATAACGCAACCAAATATGGATATTTTCAAAGGGAGAAGCAAAATTGCCTTAGAACCTGGAACCGCTTATAAATTTAGAGTTGCCGCTGTGAATAGTTGTGGACGAAGTACTTGGAGCGAG gTATCTGCATTCAAAACGTGTCTTCCGGGATACCCCGGAGCACCTAGCGccataaaaatttctaaatctGCAGAGGGTGCTCAAATATCTTGGGAACCGCCATCTAGTAACGTTGGACCTATTTTGGAGTATTCTGTCTATTTAGCAGTGCGAAGTGCTAGTACAGCGTTGAATAACGACGGCGAACCAAGGACAATTCTATCGACTCCAAATCAGTTAGCTTTTATTAGAGTCTATTGCGGTTCAAATAATTCCTGTTCGGTGACTAATAGTTCCCTTAGTGCCGCTCACGTTGATACTACTACAAAACCGGCcataatatttagaatagcAGCACGAAATGATAAAGGATATGGACCAGCGACGCAAGTCAGGTGGTTACAAG cAGATCCAACCACCGCTGTGAAGAGTAACCCTCAGGTGAAGAGACCTGGTACAGACATACGCTCACAGGCAAGCTCCCCACAGAAGAAGGTGAAACCAGAAACACCAAGTGATAACTTTTCGTGA